In the Natronolimnobius baerhuensis genome, one interval contains:
- a CDS encoding DUF6517 family protein, producing the protein MDRRRFVAAVAVGGLTATAGCLGSVEQYFDDLTTVTASPAVVSQSAVSDAGYEYQGTLEVLETETIVGQSVDAINYISQYTRTISTPFGVLGGEAEAGVFAAITTPQVRIIGENFNPISDMTTAEIAEHVQDQYAELEVGEKLAERTVEALGGEISVDTFDGEATLHGYEGVDVYIDISQPDYGGDHFVLVGVYPDAGTLDREDEAERIDTLLAGLEHGDDVEADISREDTTLQGDE; encoded by the coding sequence ATGGATCGACGGCGGTTCGTTGCAGCGGTGGCAGTCGGCGGACTCACAGCAACGGCCGGCTGTCTTGGCAGCGTCGAACAGTATTTTGACGACCTCACAACGGTTACTGCATCGCCAGCAGTCGTTTCGCAGTCGGCAGTTTCGGATGCCGGCTACGAGTATCAGGGGACGCTGGAAGTCCTCGAGACGGAGACGATTGTCGGTCAATCCGTCGACGCGATCAACTACATCAGTCAGTATACGCGAACGATCAGTACGCCGTTCGGGGTGCTCGGCGGCGAGGCCGAAGCCGGCGTCTTCGCTGCGATTACTACCCCTCAGGTGAGGATTATCGGTGAGAACTTCAACCCAATCAGCGACATGACAACCGCCGAAATCGCCGAACACGTCCAGGATCAGTACGCCGAACTCGAGGTGGGCGAGAAACTCGCGGAGCGAACTGTCGAGGCACTCGGCGGCGAGATTTCGGTGGATACGTTCGATGGCGAGGCGACGCTGCATGGCTACGAGGGCGTCGATGTCTACATCGACATTTCACAGCCCGACTACGGCGGCGACCATTTCGTCCTCGTCGGCGTTTATCCCGACGCTGGCACGCTCGACCGCGAGGACGAAGCCGAGCGAATTGATACGCTTCTGGCCGGCCTCGAGCACGGCGACGACGTCGAGGCAGACATCTCGAGGGAAGACACCACGCTACAAGGCGATGAGTGA
- a CDS encoding DUF7523 family protein, producing MSLAAETRRVADQHPFLVTALRAGIVNYTAAARFLEVDGETDAVATALRRYAEELPEYEPESRDVRVQMESGIGPIDAGTDTLVSVGGTGFGSNGGDQTAIFATGAVDGAALAAVLQALTLEGIDPTAAAVGDGTLLVVVDRLEGANALRAVEDALESVPQ from the coding sequence ATGTCACTGGCAGCCGAGACGCGCCGTGTCGCCGACCAACACCCGTTTCTCGTCACGGCGCTCCGGGCGGGTATTGTCAACTATACGGCCGCGGCACGCTTTCTCGAGGTCGACGGCGAGACGGACGCAGTTGCGACCGCGCTGCGCCGGTACGCTGAGGAGCTGCCGGAGTACGAACCCGAGTCCCGAGATGTTCGCGTCCAGATGGAAAGCGGAATTGGTCCGATAGACGCCGGTACCGACACGCTTGTTTCGGTTGGCGGAACCGGATTCGGCTCGAATGGCGGTGATCAGACGGCCATCTTCGCAACCGGCGCAGTCGATGGCGCGGCACTGGCTGCAGTGCTTCAGGCGCTCACACTCGAGGGCATCGACCCAACCGCAGCGGCCGTCGGCGACGGCACGCTTCTCGTTGTCGTTGATCGACTCGAGGGGGCGAACGCGCTTCGGGCGGTCGAAGACGCGCTTGAGAGCGTTCCACAGTAG
- a CDS encoding BolA family protein, with amino-acid sequence MKPEAVAELIESNLEDADATVTHARDEHDEDHLAATVVSPAFDGVSLVQQHQLVYDALGDHMTTDIHALELSTYTPEEYDDLE; translated from the coding sequence ATGAAGCCCGAAGCCGTCGCAGAACTCATCGAGTCGAACCTCGAGGACGCCGACGCGACCGTCACGCACGCGCGTGATGAACACGACGAGGACCATCTCGCAGCGACGGTCGTCTCGCCCGCATTCGACGGCGTCTCACTGGTCCAGCAGCATCAACTGGTGTACGACGCCCTCGGCGATCACATGACGACCGACATCCACGCCCTCGAACTCTCGACGTACACGCCCGAAGAGTACGACGACCTCGAGTAG
- a CDS encoding ArsR/SmtB family transcription factor, giving the protein MSEREIQPTDHSVAQERIKANLLENTLDLEREADRLGAMGEPTRFTILYLLAEEGQLQSGELADLLERRQNDLYHHLNTLEDAGLVGKFREGGQRVYELSPLAEGFVPHIFDAVSARAEAV; this is encoded by the coding sequence ATGAGCGAACGCGAAATCCAGCCAACCGACCACTCCGTGGCCCAAGAACGCATCAAAGCGAACCTCCTCGAGAACACGCTTGACCTCGAGCGGGAAGCGGATCGACTCGGTGCGATGGGCGAACCCACGCGCTTTACCATCCTCTATCTACTCGCCGAAGAGGGCCAACTCCAAAGTGGCGAACTCGCCGACTTGCTCGAACGGCGCCAAAACGATCTGTATCACCACCTCAACACGCTCGAGGATGCCGGACTCGTCGGTAAATTCCGCGAGGGCGGACAGCGAGTGTACGAACTGTCGCCGCTCGCCGAAGGCTTCGTCCCACACATTTTCGATGCGGTGAGCGCTCGCGCCGAAGCCGTCTAA
- a CDS encoding DUF7509 family protein: MSTLTEYDGTPVETIIARSIPDADPDDTFVFLMGPYRLLDPSYLYPDDGYPLPPDPLAPQAGAGAPDAIEATLRTICERVSDETGTTAFIASDVDIPTRREAEREQLPESGMAVIDQSVAFATASAGNAFVFTKAGLTTGAGAEAGAIPEHFRLRDPETRRRDPRTFCLFAEATKTHGENGPVYEPRFSSASIDEMDDAYDLRFRYFADREELVERLVDFVESYVVPLAR; encoded by the coding sequence ATGAGTACACTCACGGAGTACGATGGCACGCCGGTCGAGACGATTATCGCTCGGTCGATTCCGGATGCGGATCCGGACGATACGTTCGTGTTTCTTATGGGGCCGTATCGGCTGCTCGATCCGTCGTATCTGTATCCTGACGATGGCTATCCGTTGCCGCCGGATCCGCTCGCACCGCAGGCCGGTGCTGGCGCACCCGATGCAATCGAGGCGACGTTGCGGACGATCTGTGAGCGCGTATCGGACGAAACGGGGACAACGGCGTTCATCGCGAGCGATGTCGACATTCCGACCAGACGGGAAGCCGAGCGCGAACAACTCCCGGAGTCGGGGATGGCCGTTATCGATCAGTCCGTCGCGTTCGCGACCGCGAGTGCGGGAAACGCCTTCGTCTTCACGAAAGCCGGGCTCACGACTGGGGCCGGTGCGGAAGCGGGTGCAATTCCCGAACACTTTCGCCTTCGTGACCCCGAAACGCGACGCCGTGACCCACGAACGTTCTGTCTCTTCGCGGAGGCGACCAAAACACACGGCGAGAACGGCCCCGTCTACGAACCACGATTCAGCAGCGCTTCGATTGACGAAATGGACGATGCCTACGACCTTCGCTTTCGATATTTCGCCGACCGCGAGGAATTAGTCGAACGGTTGGTTGATTTCGTCGAGTCGTACGTTGTGCCACTTGCTCGGTGA
- a CDS encoding class II fumarate hydratase, whose product MGDDDYRLEEDSLGEMQVPKDAYWGAQTQRAIQNFPISGISFSRRFIRALGVVKKAAAQANRDLDLVEDDVADAIIEAADEVIAGEHDEQFPVDVFQTGSGTSSNMNANEVIANRAAELMGAEIGDRVVHPNDHVNYGQSSNDVIPTAMHVASLEAVEKDVIPALDTLREALEAKEEEFDDVVKTGRTHLQDATPVTLGQEFSGYRTQVEKGLSRVDKVREHLAELALGGTATGTGLNTHEEFPGRAAEYITKETGVQFREADNHFEAQAAHDAMSEAHGALRVVAGSLNKIANDLRLLASGPRNGLGEVEQPENQPGSSIMPGKINPVVAEAVNQVHKQVVGNDAAVSAGAAEGQIDLNLYKPVLAHNFLESAELISNSGQVFAERFVDPLEANDEFCANQVEQSMAMATSLNVHIGYDKASEVAKTALKEDKTVREVVLEKGYLDEAEADEVLDPRKMAQRGILGQDD is encoded by the coding sequence ATGGGAGATGACGATTACCGACTCGAGGAGGACAGCCTCGGTGAGATGCAGGTACCGAAAGACGCCTACTGGGGCGCACAGACCCAGCGCGCCATCCAGAACTTCCCTATCTCGGGAATCTCGTTCAGCCGGCGATTCATCCGCGCGCTCGGTGTCGTCAAGAAGGCCGCCGCACAGGCAAACCGCGACCTCGATCTCGTCGAGGACGACGTCGCCGACGCCATCATCGAGGCCGCAGACGAGGTCATTGCGGGCGAACACGACGAGCAGTTCCCCGTTGACGTGTTCCAGACCGGCTCCGGCACCTCCTCGAACATGAACGCAAACGAGGTCATCGCCAACCGCGCCGCCGAGCTCATGGGCGCAGAGATCGGTGACCGCGTCGTCCACCCGAACGACCACGTCAACTACGGCCAGTCGAGCAACGACGTCATCCCGACCGCGATGCACGTCGCCTCGCTCGAGGCCGTCGAAAAAGACGTCATTCCAGCACTCGATACGCTTCGTGAAGCGCTCGAGGCGAAAGAAGAGGAGTTTGACGATGTTGTCAAAACGGGCCGCACGCACCTGCAGGACGCGACGCCTGTAACCCTCGGCCAGGAGTTTAGCGGCTACCGCACGCAGGTCGAGAAGGGACTTTCGCGCGTCGATAAGGTTCGCGAACACCTCGCCGAACTCGCCCTCGGTGGCACCGCGACCGGCACGGGCCTGAACACCCACGAGGAGTTCCCCGGCCGCGCTGCCGAGTACATCACCAAAGAGACCGGCGTCCAGTTCCGCGAAGCGGACAACCACTTCGAGGCCCAGGCCGCCCACGACGCCATGTCCGAAGCCCACGGCGCGCTCCGCGTCGTCGCCGGCTCGCTCAACAAGATCGCAAACGATCTGCGTCTGCTGGCCTCCGGCCCACGGAACGGTCTCGGCGAGGTCGAACAGCCAGAGAACCAGCCAGGTTCGTCGATCATGCCCGGCAAGATCAACCCGGTCGTCGCCGAAGCCGTCAATCAGGTCCACAAGCAGGTCGTCGGCAACGACGCCGCCGTCTCCGCCGGTGCTGCTGAAGGACAGATCGATCTCAACCTCTACAAACCCGTCCTCGCACACAACTTCCTCGAGTCCGCTGAACTCATCTCGAACTCGGGTCAGGTCTTCGCCGAGCGCTTCGTCGACCCGCTCGAGGCCAACGACGAGTTCTGTGCGAATCAGGTCGAACAGTCGATGGCGATGGCAACCTCGCTGAACGTCCACATCGGCTACGACAAAGCGAGCGAGGTCGCCAAAACGGCACTCAAAGAGGACAAAACGGTTCGTGAGGTCGTCCTCGAGAAGGGCTACCTCGACGAAGCGGAAGCCGACGAAGTGCTCGATCCACGGAAGATGGCCCAGCGGGGCATTCTGGGTCAGGACGACTAA
- a CDS encoding tyrosine-type recombinase/integrase, which yields MSEGQHVDTIEYFLQDIEHHGRNERTAAAYRRVLSEYETFLQERFDTTPPAASYRDCMAWIHEMRSTHSESTVATYASYLNRFYSYLERVGHAEENPMTVVLEEMNETIESNPTRRDITLAEMRAFVADVRHPLHRAIIVLLLKTGLRAGELCNLDLIDCHLAHGAKDWQPRAHIAGRPDSLFISTEHTYGEESGGEQRTASNKRKRETVIPIDEEVKRALVQWLAIRPDTPSNPGGQTPEPLFVGTADNWGERLTPKIVHHVVTSYAADRGWYRTGGGAAENVTPHYFRHFFTTHLRDRTGDRGIVQYLRGDVASDVIDTYTHNWGNRVRDTYLEHIYTISG from the coding sequence ATGAGTGAGGGCCAACACGTAGACACCATCGAGTACTTCCTGCAGGATATCGAGCACCACGGCCGGAACGAACGCACTGCAGCGGCCTATCGTCGGGTCCTCTCGGAGTACGAGACGTTCCTCCAGGAACGATTCGATACGACGCCGCCAGCGGCCAGCTATCGCGATTGTATGGCCTGGATCCATGAGATGCGGTCGACCCACTCCGAAAGCACTGTGGCGACGTATGCGTCGTATCTCAACCGCTTCTACAGCTACCTCGAGCGGGTTGGCCACGCCGAGGAGAACCCGATGACGGTCGTCTTAGAGGAGATGAACGAAACTATCGAGTCGAATCCGACGCGGCGAGATATCACGCTCGCAGAGATGCGTGCGTTCGTCGCTGACGTTCGCCATCCGCTACACCGGGCGATCATCGTCCTCTTGCTGAAGACCGGGCTCAGGGCGGGCGAACTCTGTAATCTCGATCTGATCGACTGTCACCTCGCACACGGGGCCAAGGACTGGCAGCCACGGGCGCACATCGCCGGCCGGCCGGATTCACTGTTCATTTCGACCGAACACACCTATGGTGAGGAATCGGGCGGCGAGCAGCGGACTGCATCGAACAAGCGAAAACGTGAGACGGTGATCCCAATCGACGAGGAGGTCAAACGAGCGCTGGTGCAGTGGCTCGCGATCCGCCCTGATACGCCCTCGAACCCTGGGGGTCAGACGCCGGAACCACTGTTCGTCGGGACGGCCGACAACTGGGGGGAGCGACTCACGCCGAAAATCGTCCATCACGTCGTGACCTCCTACGCAGCGGATCGCGGCTGGTACCGAACTGGTGGCGGGGCAGCTGAGAATGTAACGCCCCACTATTTCCGGCACTTCTTCACGACGCACTTGCGGGATCGAACTGGAGACCGGGGTATCGTCCAGTACCTCCGGGGCGATGTCGCTAGCGACGTGATCGACACGTACACTCACAACTGGGGTAATCGCGTCCGAGATACCTATCTCGAGCACATCTATACGATCTCTGGCTAG
- a CDS encoding PH domain-containing protein, producing MESLHPRIRFLWIAQGVIMAVVLGVALVVADQLFVDVPTAIIGGLAGLVLIAAVAHAVRLYQIWRFELQGDALYLERGVITFVETAVPFVRVQHVDTQFGPIERMLGLSSVVVYTAGTRNADVRIPGLTPDRARELQDTLRELAVESEADDAV from the coding sequence ATGGAGTCGCTTCACCCGCGAATTCGCTTCCTCTGGATCGCCCAGGGTGTCATTATGGCAGTCGTTCTCGGTGTTGCCCTCGTGGTAGCCGATCAGTTGTTCGTCGACGTGCCCACGGCCATCATCGGCGGGCTCGCCGGTCTCGTCCTCATCGCCGCTGTCGCCCATGCCGTTCGTCTCTACCAGATCTGGCGTTTCGAACTACAAGGGGACGCGCTCTACCTCGAGCGCGGGGTGATTACGTTCGTCGAGACCGCCGTCCCGTTCGTTCGCGTCCAGCACGTCGACACCCAGTTCGGACCGATTGAACGGATGCTCGGCCTCTCGAGTGTCGTCGTCTACACGGCGGGGACGCGAAACGCAGACGTTCGGATTCCGGGGCTGACGCCGGATCGTGCTCGAGAACTACAGGATACACTTCGCGAACTGGCCGTCGAGAGCGAGGCTGACGACGCTGTCTAA
- a CDS encoding NifU family protein gives MSNSESDASLEDDVRTAVSLFLQRNFPQIELHGGESTITEVDLEERRVGINLTGACSGCGVSPMTTQAIQRRLPAEIDAIDHVTVSTGFDGMATQGSGSGPDVPPDTPF, from the coding sequence ATGAGCAACTCCGAGTCGGACGCGTCTCTCGAGGACGACGTTCGAACGGCCGTGTCCCTGTTCCTCCAGCGGAACTTTCCACAGATCGAACTGCACGGCGGCGAATCGACGATCACGGAAGTCGACCTCGAGGAGCGCCGCGTTGGAATCAACCTCACCGGTGCCTGCAGCGGGTGTGGCGTCAGCCCGATGACCACCCAGGCGATCCAGCGACGGCTGCCGGCCGAAATCGACGCCATCGATCACGTCACCGTTTCCACCGGCTTCGACGGTATGGCCACGCAGGGGTCGGGGTCGGGACCCGACGTGCCGCCGGATACGCCCTTCTGA
- a CDS encoding PH domain-containing protein, which translates to MNRLHPLSAVMYALQYAFIWLWIPMVAVIGLAAVFDPISGGWTVVAAPFGFLIGSAYGIAYYYRFGYEITEDTVDVASGVFARRDREIPYGRIQNVDIRQGVIQRLLSLAIVSIETAGGGQSEAALNFVSEAEANRLQSEIRQRTAEVKERRQQRRRDEAAANSHSAAVDRDSDLDGADQQRPDVAEPETQTGEPTPGLGPDEIGPERPPHMRQADPTADAESTAPHPSQRRQGLFDLEAKELLLYSFTSFRPAAAAGLLFIFFFATDTVLNLFVTLAQPFGGPADLEGGNAGSYGILTIISGFISVLIAYVLSVAYTFATYYDFELGRVGEDFVYERGLLQRYSGSIPSEKVQSITVTDNPLQRQIEYAGLWVETAGYGPDSNGGSQSAVPLAQRGRVYRFTENLTGVETPKFSSPPTVARRRYLVRYSLVAAVIVALAFGLSTVTAFEQWYLAAVVFVAVPPAAHLRYVNIGYFVGDDHLVVRSGFWRRRTTVIPYYRIQTVNTRRSIFQRRLGLASLVVDTASSQSFVWSSTTIYDIDLEDARDIHQMSRKRLQSALRERAESDDLGLSVDFT; encoded by the coding sequence ATGAATCGACTGCACCCACTCAGCGCGGTCATGTACGCCCTGCAGTATGCGTTCATCTGGCTCTGGATTCCGATGGTCGCCGTCATCGGTCTCGCAGCGGTCTTCGATCCGATCAGCGGTGGCTGGACGGTCGTTGCCGCGCCGTTCGGATTTCTGATTGGAAGCGCCTACGGCATCGCGTACTACTACCGCTTTGGCTATGAGATCACCGAGGATACCGTCGATGTGGCATCCGGTGTGTTCGCCCGCCGCGACCGAGAAATCCCGTACGGCCGGATTCAGAACGTTGATATCCGCCAGGGCGTCATTCAGCGCCTGCTTAGCCTCGCAATCGTCTCGATTGAAACGGCCGGTGGCGGCCAGAGCGAAGCGGCGCTCAATTTCGTCAGCGAGGCAGAAGCGAACCGCCTCCAATCAGAAATCCGCCAGCGCACCGCCGAGGTGAAAGAACGCCGCCAGCAACGCCGTCGCGACGAAGCCGCGGCCAACTCCCACTCGGCTGCTGTCGACCGTGACAGTGACCTCGACGGTGCCGACCAACAGCGACCGGACGTGGCCGAGCCAGAGACACAGACTGGCGAACCCACACCCGGCCTGGGCCCCGACGAAATCGGCCCGGAACGACCCCCACACATGCGTCAGGCGGACCCGACGGCCGACGCCGAGTCGACAGCGCCTCACCCGAGCCAGCGCCGACAGGGACTGTTCGACCTCGAGGCGAAAGAGCTCCTGTTGTACTCGTTTACGTCGTTCCGTCCCGCTGCCGCTGCTGGTCTTCTGTTCATTTTCTTCTTTGCGACGGATACCGTGCTCAACCTGTTCGTCACCCTCGCACAACCCTTCGGCGGGCCAGCCGATCTCGAGGGTGGAAACGCCGGGAGCTACGGAATCCTCACGATCATCTCGGGGTTCATCAGCGTCCTGATCGCCTACGTACTCAGCGTTGCCTACACGTTTGCGACCTACTATGACTTCGAACTCGGGCGCGTTGGCGAGGACTTCGTCTACGAACGCGGGCTGCTCCAGCGCTACAGCGGCTCGATTCCATCCGAAAAAGTCCAGTCGATTACGGTCACCGACAACCCGCTACAGCGCCAGATCGAATACGCCGGCCTGTGGGTCGAAACGGCCGGCTACGGTCCCGACAGCAACGGCGGCAGTCAGTCTGCCGTCCCGCTGGCCCAGCGCGGGCGCGTCTATCGATTCACCGAGAACCTCACCGGCGTCGAGACACCGAAATTCAGCAGTCCGCCGACAGTCGCACGGCGACGGTACCTTGTGCGCTACTCGCTCGTTGCCGCCGTGATCGTCGCGCTCGCGTTTGGACTCTCCACTGTGACAGCATTCGAACAGTGGTATCTCGCCGCCGTTGTGTTCGTTGCCGTCCCGCCAGCCGCTCACCTTCGGTACGTCAACATCGGCTACTTCGTCGGCGACGACCACCTCGTCGTCCGCAGCGGCTTCTGGCGACGCCGAACGACCGTCATTCCCTACTACCGCATTCAGACCGTCAACACGCGCCGGTCGATCTTCCAGCGCCGACTTGGGCTCGCTTCGCTCGTCGTCGACACTGCAAGTTCTCAGTCGTTCGTCTGGTCCTCGACGACCATCTACGACATCGACCTCGAGGACGCCCGCGACATTCACCAGATGAGCCGAAAACGCTTGCAATCTGCCCTGCGCGAGCGAGCCGAGAGCGACGACCTCGGCCTCTCCGTCGACTTTACCTGA
- the cysS gene encoding cysteine--tRNA ligase produces MTLHVTNTLTGETEPFEPQDPENVLLYYCGLTVSDPPHLGHARSWVHVDVMHRWLEYLGYDVRHVENFTDINEKIVARVGEDDLGEGESAVAETYIERTLSDMRSLNLLRAEVYPRVSEHVPEIIDLVETLVEKDYAYESNGSVYFDVAAFEEYGKLSNQDLEEIESQGDPEERSEKRNPADFALWKAGGVDEGAVAEHRHEGAADPEHACETSLTWDSPWGEGRPGWHIECSAMSMTHLGETLDIHVGGRDLVFPHHENEIAQSEAATDQEFANYWLHCELFQMADEKMSSSLGNFVTVDDAIDQWGTNVMRTFLTAGSYNSQQLYSDETIAEAEERWDQLERAYEAAVDAVDSPDAGTKVEDEALRTAVDSARDSFIAAMNDDFNTREAQSALLSIASAINAHLEDRSEYDYRGLCDAVDALEELGDVLGLSFTGETDGSAELAGDVVELVLDVREQERDDGNYERADELRDELEALGIEVQDTDDGATYRLPSE; encoded by the coding sequence ATGACCCTACACGTGACGAACACGTTGACGGGCGAGACGGAGCCGTTCGAGCCACAGGACCCCGAGAACGTACTGCTGTACTACTGTGGCCTGACGGTCTCGGATCCGCCCCACCTGGGCCACGCGCGGTCGTGGGTCCACGTCGACGTCATGCACCGCTGGCTCGAGTACCTCGGCTACGACGTGCGTCACGTCGAAAACTTCACGGATATCAACGAGAAGATCGTCGCCCGCGTGGGCGAGGACGATCTCGGCGAGGGCGAGTCAGCAGTCGCCGAGACGTATATCGAGCGCACGCTGTCGGACATGCGTTCGCTGAATCTCCTGCGCGCGGAGGTCTACCCGCGCGTCTCCGAGCACGTCCCCGAAATCATCGATCTCGTCGAGACCTTGGTCGAGAAGGACTACGCCTACGAATCCAACGGCTCGGTCTACTTCGACGTCGCCGCCTTCGAGGAGTACGGCAAACTCTCGAACCAGGATCTCGAGGAGATCGAATCACAGGGCGATCCCGAGGAACGCTCCGAAAAGCGCAATCCGGCGGATTTCGCGCTCTGGAAGGCAGGCGGCGTCGACGAAGGAGCGGTCGCCGAACACCGTCACGAGGGCGCTGCCGACCCAGAACACGCCTGCGAGACCTCGCTGACGTGGGACTCGCCGTGGGGCGAGGGCCGGCCCGGCTGGCATATCGAGTGCTCGGCGATGAGCATGACCCATCTCGGGGAAACGCTCGACATCCACGTCGGCGGCCGCGATCTCGTCTTCCCACACCACGAAAACGAGATTGCCCAGTCTGAGGCCGCGACCGACCAGGAGTTTGCGAACTACTGGCTCCACTGCGAACTGTTCCAGATGGCCGACGAGAAGATGTCCTCAAGTCTGGGCAACTTCGTCACCGTCGACGACGCCATCGACCAGTGGGGAACGAACGTGATGCGAACGTTCCTCACCGCCGGCTCGTACAACAGTCAGCAACTCTACTCCGATGAGACCATCGCCGAGGCCGAAGAGCGCTGGGACCAACTCGAGCGTGCTTACGAGGCGGCCGTCGACGCAGTCGACTCCCCCGACGCGGGAACGAAAGTCGAGGACGAGGCGCTTCGGACAGCCGTCGACTCGGCCCGTGACTCGTTCATCGCAGCAATGAACGACGACTTCAACACGCGTGAGGCGCAGTCTGCGTTGCTGTCGATTGCCTCGGCGATCAACGCTCATCTCGAGGACCGTTCGGAGTACGACTACCGCGGCCTTTGCGACGCCGTCGACGCACTCGAGGAACTGGGCGATGTCCTCGGGCTCTCCTTTACCGGCGAGACGGACGGCAGCGCCGAGTTGGCGGGCGATGTGGTGGAACTCGTTCTCGACGTTCGCGAGCAAGAGCGAGACGACGGCAACTACGAGCGCGCAGACGAACTCCGCGACGAACTCGAGGCGCTCGGTATCGAAGTCCAGGATACCGACGACGGCGCGACGTATCGGCTGCCGTCCGAATAA
- a CDS encoding HVO_2901 family zinc finger protein, whose protein sequence is MHTCRNCNQSFQTELALELHRDTCQKGQLFCQVCGERFSEGEATQDGWHYECPTDDCDGDGLKDDLYRVEDVRTATH, encoded by the coding sequence ATGCACACCTGTCGCAACTGCAATCAGTCGTTCCAGACCGAACTTGCACTCGAGTTACACCGAGATACCTGTCAGAAGGGGCAACTTTTCTGCCAGGTCTGTGGCGAGCGATTCAGTGAGGGCGAGGCAACACAGGATGGGTGGCACTACGAGTGTCCGACCGACGACTGTGATGGGGACGGACTGAAAGACGACCTTTATCGCGTCGAAGACGTCCGAACTGCAACGCACTGA
- a CDS encoding DUF5805 domain-containing protein has protein sequence MAADDRVAVKTYVPRYQKEAWQDHADDLEMSQSEFVRTMVQSGRSTFEVPSSGDGETPPNEGGETDQSEGFGDRILEVLQREGVKNWDELVDALIDDVEDDLDAELQRLQDENLVRYSGRDGGYVVTENE, from the coding sequence ATGGCAGCCGACGACCGAGTCGCCGTGAAAACCTATGTGCCACGGTACCAAAAAGAGGCCTGGCAGGACCACGCCGACGACCTCGAGATGAGTCAAAGCGAGTTCGTTCGGACGATGGTCCAGTCCGGTCGAAGTACGTTCGAAGTGCCCTCGAGTGGGGATGGGGAAACACCCCCGAACGAGGGTGGGGAAACCGACCAGTCGGAGGGGTTCGGCGACCGCATTCTCGAGGTGCTTCAGCGCGAAGGTGTCAAGAATTGGGACGAACTCGTCGACGCCTTGATCGACGATGTTGAGGACGATCTCGATGCCGAACTGCAGCGTTTACAGGACGAAAATCTGGTTCGCTATAGCGGCCGCGATGGCGGCTACGTGGTGACTGAGAATGAGTGA